In Nostoc sp. GT001, a genomic segment contains:
- a CDS encoding phage tail protein — MATGANNGNITHELNYVTTNRFYVEIDSSIAASFAECTGLSIQIKKNVFQEGGVNDQQRIYLGHTEFADITLKRGVTDHPGFWNWMNAVFDEKKKTSRRNVNILIFNQAW, encoded by the coding sequence ATGGCTACAGGCGCTAATAACGGCAATATTACTCACGAATTAAATTATGTTACTACTAATCGTTTCTACGTAGAAATAGACAGTTCTATTGCTGCATCTTTTGCGGAATGTACAGGATTAAGTATTCAAATTAAGAAAAATGTGTTTCAGGAAGGTGGTGTCAACGACCAACAAAGAATTTATTTAGGTCATACAGAATTTGCAGACATAACTCTTAAACGTGGAGTTACCGATCATCCAGGTTTTTGGAACTGGATGAATGCAGTTTTTGATGAAAAAAAGAAAACATCTCGACGTAATGTCAATATTCTGATTTTCAATCAAGCTTGGTGA
- a CDS encoding WGxxGxxG-CTERM domain-containing protein encodes MKPFDLSKAVLATVFAISFASVSLPPSVSAQSGGSGSGGSGSGSSSGSTGSGTGTGTGTTGTGTGAGTTGTGTTGTGAGTGTTGTGTGAGTTGTGAGTGTTGTGAGTGTTGTGAGTGTTGTGTGAGTTGTGAGAGTTGTGTGTGTTGTGTGTDTTGTGTTGTGIGTDTTDTGTTGTGTGTDTTGTGTTGTDTTGTDTTGTGTTGTDTTGTGTDATGTNRNTGVVTSERPSDRGFNFGWLGLLGLAGLAGLRNREKVRAYSDPDEVAGSRSRK; translated from the coding sequence ATGAAGCCTTTCGATTTATCTAAAGCTGTTTTAGCTACTGTCTTTGCCATCAGTTTCGCTTCTGTATCCTTACCTCCTTCAGTTTCTGCCCAAAGTGGAGGTTCCGGCAGTGGAGGCTCCGGTAGCGGAAGCTCCAGTGGTAGCACTGGCTCAGGCACTGGCACTGGTACTGGAACAACAGGTACTGGCACTGGTGCTGGAACAACAGGTACTGGAACAACAGGTACTGGCGCTGGTACTGGAACAACAGGTACTGGCACTGGTGCTGGAACAACAGGTACTGGTGCTGGTACTGGAACAACAGGTACTGGTGCTGGTACTGGAACAACAGGTACTGGTGCTGGTACTGGAACAACAGGTACTGGCACTGGTGCTGGAACAACAGGTACTGGTGCTGGTGCTGGAACAACAGGTACTGGCACAGGTACTGGAACAACAGGCACTGGCACTGGTACTGATACCACAGGTACTGGAACAACAGGCACTGGCATTGGTACTGATACCACAGATACTGGAACAACAGGCACTGGCACTGGTACTGATACCACAGGTACTGGAACAACAGGTACTGATACTACAGGTACTGATACTACAGGTACTGGAACAACAGGTACCGATACTACAGGCACGGGCACTGATGCCACAGGTACTAACAGGAATACAGGCGTCGTAACTTCCGAAAGACCTAGCGATCGCGGTTTCAATTTTGGTTGGCTAGGTTTACTTGGTCTAGCTGGTTTAGCTGGACTGCGTAATCGCGAAAAAGTCCGGGCTTATAGCGATCCTGATGAAGTAGCAGGTTCTCGCTCCAGAAAATAG
- a CDS encoding phage tail protein, with amino-acid sequence MMSWTLIGAIPITWKTPALQADGKAVAIEELTLAYEGLQVARSTGGGTAVQRNQKSGYFVSS; translated from the coding sequence ATGATGAGTTGGACTTTGATTGGTGCTATTCCTATAACCTGGAAAACACCTGCACTCCAAGCAGATGGTAAGGCTGTTGCCATTGAAGAATTAACTTTAGCTTATGAAGGTTTACAAGTTGCAAGGTCTACAGGAGGAGGCACTGCTGTACAACGGAATCAAAAAAGTGGATATTTCGTTTCTAGCTAA
- a CDS encoding HEAT repeat domain-containing protein, giving the protein MVSNIKQLLVQAEAAHNAADWSSLIQYLQQLILGTDSEHPEIVKNREYLLKLTLSILEMGDFQQRWEITKVLTNLGNIAIPPLVEILEDEDAEEELRWYAARTLGEFKHPEAIASIVELLKNDEDEELKAIAATALAQMGTVAIASLTELLLDENTRLLAVRSLCCIRQPETITPLLSVVQDPQAAIRAAAIEALSSFHDERVPPVLLKALDDTAATVRRAAVLGLGFRPDLHQALDLITRLQPKLYDFNLDVCCAAAVTLSRIGSDDAAKHLFDLLISPQTPITLQLETIRALSWVGTLSSLEYLQTALNQSTSETVWQEIVTVLGRVQKPELTTPAAEILLQILRCLFCGTLCEQQASLRDTSLREALPTLTQHPAIKIASIKSAIALSLGQLGEMQAIEPLISLLGDSNASVRLHAIAALKNLNEEATHQQLQQLANNDAITPDLKQGIAIALAEW; this is encoded by the coding sequence ATTGTGAGTAACATCAAACAGCTTTTGGTACAAGCCGAGGCAGCACATAATGCCGCTGATTGGTCATCACTAATTCAATATTTGCAACAGTTAATTTTAGGGACAGACTCGGAACATCCAGAGATAGTTAAAAATCGAGAATATCTCCTGAAATTAACACTTTCCATCTTAGAAATGGGGGATTTTCAACAACGCTGGGAAATCACCAAAGTATTGACTAACTTAGGAAATATTGCCATCCCACCTCTCGTTGAAATATTAGAAGATGAAGACGCAGAAGAAGAATTGCGCTGGTATGCAGCAAGGACTTTGGGCGAATTTAAACACCCAGAAGCGATCGCGTCAATAGTTGAATTGTTGAAAAATGATGAGGATGAAGAACTCAAAGCGATCGCAGCTACAGCACTAGCACAAATGGGTACTGTTGCCATTGCTTCACTAACTGAACTTCTATTAGACGAAAATACACGATTGTTAGCAGTGCGATCGCTTTGTTGTATTCGGCAGCCAGAAACCATTACGCCGCTGTTAAGTGTAGTGCAAGATCCACAAGCAGCAATCCGCGCCGCCGCAATTGAAGCCCTCAGCAGTTTTCATGACGAACGCGTACCGCCAGTATTGTTAAAAGCTTTGGATGATACAGCCGCCACAGTGAGGCGTGCAGCAGTGCTTGGTTTAGGTTTTCGCCCCGACTTACACCAAGCATTAGATTTAATAACGAGACTGCAACCCAAACTTTACGACTTTAATCTTGATGTTTGTTGTGCAGCCGCAGTTACCCTTTCTCGGATTGGTAGTGATGACGCTGCCAAACACTTATTTGATTTGCTGATTTCACCCCAGACACCGATAACGCTGCAATTAGAAACCATCCGCGCTTTAAGTTGGGTGGGGACGTTATCGAGTTTGGAATATTTGCAAACAGCACTGAATCAAAGCACTTCCGAGACAGTATGGCAAGAAATTGTCACAGTTTTGGGACGAGTGCAAAAACCGGAGTTAACTACACCAGCCGCCGAAATCTTACTGCAAATACTGCGATGCCTTTTCTGCGGAACGCTATGCGAACAGCAAGCTTCTCTACGAGACACTTCTCTTCGAGAGGCTTTGCCAACGCTAACGCAACATCCAGCCATAAAGATTGCTAGCATCAAAAGTGCGATCGCCTTGTCTTTAGGACAGTTAGGCGAAATGCAAGCAATTGAACCATTGATTTCGCTGTTAGGCGATTCTAATGCATCGGTGAGACTACATGCGATCGCCGCCCTGAAAAATCTGAATGAGGAAGCCACACATCAACAATTGCAGCAGTTAGCAAATAATGACGCAATCACACCAGATTTAAAACAAGGAATCGCGATCGCTTTAGCCGAATGGTAA
- a CDS encoding ferredoxin--nitrite reductase, protein MTDIATTTNLNKFEKLKAEKDGLAIKSEIEKFAALGWEAMNETDRDHRLKWVGVFFRPVTPGKFMMRLRMPNGILTSSQIRVLAQVVQRYGDDGCADITTRQNIQLRGIRIEDLPDIFNRFHAVGLTSVQSGMDNVRNITGDPVAGLDADELYDTRELVQQIQDMLTNKGEGNPEFSNLPRKFNIAIAGGRDNSVHAEINDLAFVPAFKEAGEQNFPSADSHDKIFGFNVIVGGFFSAKRCEAAIPLNAWVAPEDVVAVCRAVLEVFRDHGPRANRQKSRLMWLIDEWGLDKFRAEVESRLGKSLLPAAAKDEIDWEKRDHIGVYKQKQAGLNYAGLNIPVGRLYAEDMFEIARLAEVYGTGEIRFTVEQNIVIPNIADSRLATFLTETLLERFSINPGLLARSLVSCTGAQFCNFALIETKNRALAMIKILEEELTFTKPVRIHWTGCPNSCGQPQVADIGLMGTKTRKNGKTLEGVDIYMGGKVGKDAHLGTCIIKGIPCEDLQPILQDLLIQKFGAKLKQEALLVGNC, encoded by the coding sequence ATGACAGACATAGCAACTACCACTAACCTTAATAAGTTTGAGAAATTAAAAGCAGAAAAAGATGGACTTGCCATCAAAAGTGAAATAGAGAAATTTGCCGCTCTGGGTTGGGAGGCGATGAACGAAACAGATCGCGATCATCGACTCAAATGGGTAGGCGTGTTTTTTCGGCCAGTTACTCCAGGCAAGTTTATGATGCGGTTGCGGATGCCTAACGGTATTCTTACAAGCAGCCAGATACGTGTTTTGGCCCAAGTAGTGCAACGTTACGGTGATGATGGTTGCGCTGATATTACTACCAGACAGAATATTCAATTACGGGGGATTAGGATTGAAGATTTACCAGATATCTTTAATAGATTTCACGCAGTTGGTTTAACCAGTGTGCAGTCAGGGATGGATAACGTTCGCAATATCACAGGCGATCCCGTGGCGGGGTTAGATGCAGATGAGTTGTACGACACGCGAGAGTTAGTACAGCAAATTCAAGATATGCTCACCAACAAAGGCGAAGGAAACCCAGAGTTTAGCAACTTACCACGGAAGTTTAATATTGCGATCGCAGGTGGACGAGACAATTCGGTTCACGCTGAAATTAACGATTTAGCTTTTGTGCCAGCATTTAAGGAAGCAGGGGAGCAAAATTTCCCGTCTGCCGATTCCCACGACAAAATTTTTGGGTTTAACGTTATAGTTGGTGGCTTTTTCTCAGCTAAACGTTGTGAAGCGGCGATTCCTCTAAATGCTTGGGTGGCTCCTGAAGATGTAGTCGCTGTGTGTAGAGCGGTTTTGGAAGTATTTCGCGATCATGGGCCACGTGCAAATCGGCAAAAATCCCGCTTGATGTGGCTAATCGATGAATGGGGTTTAGATAAGTTTCGAGCAGAAGTTGAAAGCCGTTTGGGTAAATCATTATTACCCGCAGCAGCAAAAGACGAAATCGACTGGGAAAAACGCGACCACATCGGGGTATATAAACAAAAACAAGCAGGATTAAATTACGCAGGTTTGAACATTCCTGTTGGTCGGTTGTATGCCGAAGATATGTTTGAAATCGCTCGTCTAGCAGAAGTTTACGGTACTGGCGAAATCCGTTTCACAGTTGAGCAAAATATCGTCATTCCCAACATTGCTGACTCACGTTTAGCAACATTTTTAACAGAAACGTTGCTGGAAAGATTTTCGATTAACCCTGGTTTACTGGCGCGATCGCTAGTATCTTGCACAGGCGCACAATTTTGCAACTTTGCCCTCATAGAAACCAAAAACCGCGCCCTGGCAATGATTAAAATCTTAGAAGAAGAGTTAACCTTTACCAAACCAGTGCGAATTCACTGGACAGGTTGCCCCAACTCTTGCGGACAACCGCAAGTTGCAGACATCGGCTTGATGGGAACTAAAACTCGTAAAAATGGCAAAACCTTGGAAGGTGTTGACATCTATATGGGCGGCAAAGTTGGCAAAGATGCCCATTTGGGAACTTGCATCATCAAAGGCATACCATGCGAAGATTTGCAACCAATATTGCAAGACTTACTCATCCAAAAGTTTGGGGCAAAACTCAAGCAAGAAGCCTTACTAGTTGGTAACTGCTAG
- a CDS encoding VgrG-related protein: MPAKKSLYLSEPKIQIDGKQASPELMKDLLQITIEESLHLPAMFTLVIHNSYIPASDRPENKAWRHEPLFKIGKKVKLGFTSSTTLDNNFQEEVGEFLIEGEITAMEVNFNEKSEADIIVRGYDISHRLHRGRYNRSFLNKTDSDIVKQIVKEVGIKLGNIEATGEVHKYVFQENQTNMEFLRERAARIGFELFITEEKVNFCKPKTQGSLSLKWLVDINKFSTRVTSAEQISSVEVRAWDYTQKKLISGTAKKEKQITETGNRLGSSTSNAFSNLKSPKMIVVDKPVASKKQADTMAQALCDELGGEFVYADAKAEGNPEIRPGRVINLEGMGDRYSGKYYVTETRHFFSQRVYETYFSVRGLRSGSLFTTLSPEKRLQPSETLLVGIVTDNKDPEAWGRVKVKFPTLTEEHTSDWARVVAVGAGQNRGFDCLPEVNDEVLVGFEHGDIHRPYVIGGVWNGKDAPPEKVRDSVTSGVRLRTIKTRVGHTLQFVEEDKGSSKKGIRVETEYGHKIYLNDSQRCIEIETKGGHRIKMDDMGKSVSVESKGNLSLDAVGNIDISAKGTITVKGALIRLN; encoded by the coding sequence ATGCCTGCAAAAAAAAGTCTTTATTTAAGCGAACCTAAAATACAAATAGATGGAAAACAAGCTTCTCCTGAATTAATGAAGGATTTGTTGCAAATCACAATCGAAGAAAGCCTTCATTTACCAGCTATGTTTACGCTAGTAATCCATAATAGCTATATTCCCGCATCTGACCGACCAGAAAACAAAGCTTGGCGACATGAGCCTTTATTTAAAATTGGGAAAAAAGTGAAATTGGGTTTTACTTCTAGTACGACTCTAGATAATAACTTCCAAGAAGAAGTAGGAGAATTCCTCATTGAAGGCGAAATTACAGCGATGGAAGTTAACTTCAATGAAAAATCTGAAGCTGATATCATTGTTCGCGGTTATGATATTTCTCATCGTCTGCACAGAGGTCGTTATAATCGTTCTTTTTTAAATAAAACTGATAGCGATATAGTCAAGCAAATAGTTAAAGAAGTAGGCATAAAGCTTGGCAATATAGAGGCAACTGGTGAAGTTCATAAGTATGTCTTTCAAGAAAATCAAACCAATATGGAGTTTTTGCGAGAAAGGGCTGCCCGCATTGGTTTTGAGTTATTTATTACAGAGGAAAAAGTCAATTTTTGCAAACCAAAAACTCAGGGATCTTTATCATTAAAATGGCTAGTTGATATTAATAAATTTAGTACCCGCGTTACTAGTGCTGAACAGATAAGTTCTGTAGAAGTACGCGCCTGGGACTATACCCAGAAAAAATTAATTAGTGGAACCGCCAAGAAAGAAAAGCAAATAACCGAGACAGGTAATCGGCTAGGAAGTAGTACTAGTAATGCATTTTCTAATCTTAAGTCTCCCAAAATGATTGTTGTAGATAAACCTGTTGCCAGTAAAAAACAAGCAGACACAATGGCTCAGGCTTTGTGTGATGAACTAGGGGGAGAATTTGTTTATGCAGATGCCAAAGCAGAAGGGAATCCTGAGATTCGTCCTGGACGGGTTATTAATCTTGAGGGTATGGGCGATCGCTATAGTGGTAAGTATTATGTTACAGAAACCCGCCATTTCTTCAGTCAGCGCGTTTATGAAACTTATTTCAGCGTGCGGGGACTACGTTCTGGTAGCTTATTCACAACTCTATCTCCAGAAAAACGTCTCCAACCATCTGAGACTTTATTAGTCGGAATTGTCACTGATAACAAAGACCCAGAGGCATGGGGTAGGGTGAAGGTTAAGTTTCCCACGCTCACAGAAGAACATACAAGTGACTGGGCGAGAGTTGTAGCTGTGGGAGCAGGCCAAAATAGAGGTTTTGACTGTTTACCAGAGGTAAACGATGAAGTTTTAGTAGGTTTTGAGCATGGCGATATCCACCGTCCCTACGTTATTGGCGGAGTATGGAATGGCAAGGATGCACCACCAGAAAAAGTAAGGGATTCAGTTACAAGTGGTGTAAGATTACGCACCATTAAAACCCGTGTAGGTCATACTCTACAATTTGTTGAAGAAGATAAAGGAAGTAGTAAAAAAGGTATTCGTGTAGAAACTGAATACGGTCACAAAATATATCTCAATGATAGTCAAAGGTGTATAGAGATTGAAACTAAAGGCGGTCATAGAATCAAAATGGACGACATGGGTAAATCTGTTTCAGTGGAGTCAAAAGGTAATCTGTCATTGGATGCTGTTGGAAATATAGACATTTCAGCCAAGGGTACGATTACAGTTAAAGGTGCGTTGATTCGACTTAATTAA
- a CDS encoding LysR family transcriptional regulator, with the protein MRLEQLQAFLAIAQTGSFQQAARTSGVTQSTISRQIQALEADLGIELFHRSTHAKLTLGGERLLPRVRKICQEWQTATEELADLIAGKQPELCIAVIHSLCGSYLPPVLQKFCHDYPDVQLRVTSLGSDRALKVLKDGLVDLAIVMNNRFLTTSREMVVEVLYDEPIEVLTAANHPLAQYECVPWSELIRYPQVVFKDGYGMQRLIQDRFERMEATLQSALEVNTLDAFRGVVRQGELIALLPQSALLEARLDPTLAIRSLASNNTSGLADGSSLTRRVVMVTTQDRLQIPPIKHFWQLVRENIPLQIDQQRSPSSPAILLDNVS; encoded by the coding sequence ATGCGCCTAGAGCAGTTGCAAGCCTTTCTAGCGATCGCCCAAACTGGCAGCTTTCAACAAGCAGCGCGAACATCTGGTGTTACCCAATCGACGATTAGTCGCCAAATCCAAGCATTAGAAGCAGATTTGGGGATAGAACTGTTTCACAGAAGCACTCATGCCAAACTGACACTAGGAGGCGAACGTTTGTTACCCCGCGTTCGCAAAATTTGTCAAGAGTGGCAGACTGCTACAGAAGAATTAGCCGATTTAATCGCCGGAAAGCAACCAGAACTTTGCATTGCCGTAATTCACTCTCTCTGTGGATCTTACTTACCACCAGTGTTGCAAAAATTTTGTCATGATTATCCAGATGTGCAATTGCGAGTGACTTCATTGGGGAGCGATCGCGCCCTGAAAGTCCTCAAAGATGGATTGGTAGATTTAGCAATTGTGATGAATAATCGCTTTTTAACCACTAGTAGAGAAATGGTGGTAGAAGTACTTTATGATGAACCTATAGAAGTTTTAACCGCAGCCAATCATCCTCTAGCACAATATGAATGCGTCCCTTGGTCGGAGCTAATTCGTTATCCCCAAGTGGTTTTTAAAGATGGTTATGGGATGCAACGCTTAATCCAAGATAGATTTGAGCGAATGGAAGCTACACTCCAGTCGGCTTTAGAGGTAAATACCCTAGATGCCTTCCGGGGAGTCGTGCGCCAAGGAGAACTGATAGCTTTGCTACCTCAATCAGCGTTACTAGAAGCACGTCTTGACCCTACGCTGGCGATTCGTTCTTTAGCTAGCAATAATACTAGTGGTTTAGCAGATGGTTCGAGTTTGACTCGTCGGGTAGTTATGGTGACAACTCAAGACCGTCTGCAAATTCCTCCCATCAAGCATTTTTGGCAACTAGTGCGGGAAAATATTCCACTGCAAATTGACCAGCAGCGATCGCCTTCGTCACCTGCCATTTTGTTGGACAACGTGAGTTAA
- a CDS encoding ubiquinol-cytochrome c reductase iron-sulfur subunit, translating to MKRRDFINWVGLGLIASSLPVAIAACSSQTTPVSKDWQTVGTLADLDKTGQLLAKDSPAGPVLVVGTSKAGTLTAVNPTCTHAGCTVAWKADAKKFACPCHGSEFGADGKVQKGPATEALKTYAAKIEGNSVVVKPT from the coding sequence ATGAAACGTCGTGACTTTATTAATTGGGTAGGTTTGGGTTTGATTGCGAGTTCTCTACCTGTAGCGATCGCAGCTTGTTCTTCTCAAACAACTCCAGTATCTAAAGATTGGCAAACAGTAGGTACGTTGGCAGATTTAGATAAAACAGGTCAATTGCTGGCAAAAGACTCACCTGCTGGGCCTGTGCTGGTAGTCGGAACATCTAAAGCCGGAACTCTAACTGCTGTTAACCCTACCTGTACTCACGCAGGTTGCACCGTAGCATGGAAAGCTGATGCCAAAAAATTCGCTTGTCCCTGTCATGGTTCAGAATTTGGGGCTGACGGTAAAGTGCAAAAAGGCCCAGCGACAGAAGCGCTCAAAACTTATGCCGCCAAGATTGAGGGTAATTCTGTTGTAGTTAAGCCAACTTAG
- a CDS encoding DUF4157 domain-containing protein, with protein sequence MRERVSQPKKATTASFSIPALKQPTRGFGLDSPSASSQAVPSVQPLNKPLMHDISRISLRPQTKLTVNQPGDVYEQEADRVAQQVMQTMSEPVSKQSVQREALPEEEEELQMKSLADTNISLQREALPEEEEELQMKSLADTNISLQRQGGGVAATSDLETSIQQERGSGQPLSDDIRQPMEQSFGTDFSSVKIHTDSRSDQLNQSIQARAFTTGQDIFFRQGEYAPESHGGKELLAHELTHVVQQNGR encoded by the coding sequence ATGAGAGAACGCGTAAGTCAGCCCAAAAAAGCAACCACTGCTTCCTTCTCAATACCTGCACTCAAACAACCGACGCGTGGTTTTGGTTTAGATTCCCCTAGTGCTTCGTCCCAAGCAGTTCCATCGGTGCAACCTCTTAACAAACCACTAATGCACGACATTAGTCGCATATCACTGCGTCCCCAAACAAAACTCACTGTTAACCAGCCAGGAGATGTTTACGAGCAGGAAGCTGATAGAGTAGCACAGCAGGTAATGCAGACGATGAGTGAGCCTGTAAGTAAGCAGTCTGTGCAACGGGAAGCATTGCCAGAGGAAGAAGAAGAATTACAAATGAAATCTCTGGCAGATACCAATATTTCGCTACAACGGGAAGCATTGCCAGAGGAAGAAGAAGAATTACAAATGAAATCTCTGGCGGATACCAATATTTCCCTGCAACGTCAGGGTGGTGGAGTTGCAGCCACATCTGATCTAGAAACTTCAATCCAACAGGAACGGGGAAGCGGACAGCCACTCTCAGACGATATCCGGCAACCAATGGAACAATCTTTTGGGACTGACTTTAGTAGTGTCAAAATCCACACAGATAGCCGCTCTGACCAACTCAACCAATCCATCCAGGCTCGTGCCTTCACTACAGGACAGGATATATTCTTCCGTCAAGGAGAATATGCTCCAGAGAGTCATGGAGGAAAGGAATTACTTGCCCATGAGTTAACTCACGTTGTCCAACAAAATGGCAGGTGA